The Planococcus versutus genome contains a region encoding:
- a CDS encoding PH domain-containing protein — protein MNDQYTAPRHSLSPNAVKYWRMDELISNLIAFIVIGVLFYLDWRFNWYEWIFWVLVAITAFFLLGIIWSIISPPLTFKSWRYDLDKEFLYLQFGIWNRTQQLVPMTKIQAVSLTQGPLMRKFDLASLSVETMGSSHSIPALPKEVATELREQIGHFAKIKEVEQ, from the coding sequence ATGAATGATCAATATACTGCTCCGCGGCATTCCTTATCACCGAATGCCGTAAAGTATTGGCGCATGGATGAACTTATTTCTAATCTTATTGCTTTTATCGTAATTGGCGTTTTATTTTACTTAGATTGGCGCTTTAATTGGTACGAATGGATTTTTTGGGTCTTGGTCGCGATCACTGCATTCTTTTTACTAGGAATCATTTGGTCGATTATTAGTCCTCCATTAACCTTTAAAAGTTGGCGTTACGATTTAGATAAAGAGTTTTTATACCTTCAGTTTGGTATTTGGAACCGCACTCAGCAATTGGTGCCAATGACAAAAATCCAAGCAGTTTCACTTACACAAGGACCATTAATGCGTAAATTTGACTTAGCTTCATTATCAGTTGAAACCATGGGTTCAAGTCATTCAATTCCAGCACTGCCAAAAGAAGTAGCAACAGAACTGCGAGAACAAATCGGTCATTTTGCTAAAATTAAGGAAGTGGAACAATGA
- a CDS encoding DUF1259 domain-containing protein yields MIRTNEFTSTAEKVSNFLNGELERHEDFWRLEKKRAVKWQHNATSYINLSLDLYVSFSSLRDKEKAVNMAEVFLMPEEMPLFTKALIDHVIPFPTIYSQQLSKKRGMYCVRLTAQELPEEFAERLSAALDLLV; encoded by the coding sequence GTGATTAGAACGAACGAATTTACATCTACAGCAGAAAAAGTAAGCAATTTCTTAAATGGAGAGCTAGAACGACATGAAGATTTTTGGCGTCTTGAGAAAAAAAGAGCAGTTAAATGGCAACATAACGCAACAAGCTATATTAATCTTTCATTAGATTTGTATGTTTCTTTTAGTTCTCTTCGTGATAAAGAAAAGGCAGTAAACATGGCTGAAGTTTTCTTGATGCCTGAAGAAATGCCGCTCTTTACGAAAGCTTTGATTGATCATGTTATTCCATTTCCGACCATTTATTCACAGCAGTTATCAAAAAAGCGAGGGATGTATTGCGTTCGTTTAACTGCTCAAGAGTTGCCAGAAGAGTTTGCTGAACGGCTTTCTGCAGCACTCGACTTGCTTGTCTAA